A stretch of the Lolium perenne isolate Kyuss_39 chromosome 3, Kyuss_2.0, whole genome shotgun sequence genome encodes the following:
- the LOC127342531 gene encoding uncharacterized protein — protein MDAGGGGLGGFQWTAEEASTIGGIATVSLLHSFIPTHWLPFSIVGRAQRWPLSRTLLVTAFGAVLHVVSTALLGITAVTMANTIAGEETVHKLASLLLIFLGAGYIVLFALGKGGHSHAHNHPMEKMAVAGLVLVPALSPCATTLPVFLAVGNSSSMMILAIIVLLFSTITVMTSLVALSFYGASQIKFHWVERYDKVLVGSVLCLVGVLTYVFHHHDGDEHSLHAHVHRKLVGS, from the exons ATGGACGCTGGCGGCGGGGGCTTGGGCGGGTTCCAGTGGACCGCGGAGGAGGCGTCCACGATCGGGGGCATCGCCACCGTGTCGCTGCTGCACTCCTTCATCCCCACGCACTGGCTCCCCTTCTCCATCGTCGGCCGCGCGCAGCGCTGGCCGCTCTCCCGCACCCTCCTCGTCA CTGCATTTGGAGCTGTCCTTCATGTTGTATCTACCGCTCTTCTTGGGATAACTGCAGTTACTATGGCAAATACTATAGCAGGCGAGGAAACAGTGCATAAGCTTGCCTCCCTGTTGCTAATTTTTCTCGGAGCAGGTTATATTGTGTTGTTCGCGTTAGGAAAAGGTGGTCATAGCCATGCTCATAATCATCCAATGGAGAAGATGGCAGTCGCTGGTCTTGTACTTGTACCTGCATTGTCACCCTGTGCAACTACTCTTCCAGTGTTTCTTGCTGTTGGCAACTCATCTTCGATGATGATTCTTGCGATCATTGTACTTCTCTTCAG TACCATCACGGTGATGACCTCCCTTGTGGCCCTCTCATTCTATGGTGCTAGCCAGATCAAGTTTCACTGGGTGGAACGCTATGACAAGGTCCTCGTTGGCTCAGTGCTGTGCCTCGTTGGGGTTCTGACATACGTGTTCCATCACCATGACGGCGACGAGCATTCTCTCCATGCACATGTGCACAGGAAACTCGTTGGTTCATAG